The Halomonas sp. HAL1 genome segment ACATTACAAGGACGTTCTGGTACTATTTTATAGACTGCTCTTAGAGATTATCTGAAGACATAAATTTGGTCCGACGTCTCCCCCTGATTGAGTAATGATGCTCTCTTCGATTGCCCCCACGCGGCTGACTATTGCCAAGGAAGTTTTCCATGTTTTTCCCAAAACGCGTTGCCTTCACGTCGCTCATTGCTATGTTTGCGCTGCTGCTGCCGCCCGCGCTGTTGGCTCAGGATGCCCATATTGGCAGCGTGCGAACGGAGTTCAAACTATTGGGCCCGAACAACACCATTGAAGTGGAGCGCTTTGATGATCCGAAAGTGCAGGGCATTTCCTGCTATCTTTCCTACTCGCAGATTGGTGGGATCACCGGTGCGGTGGGGCTAGCCGAGGAAGCTAGCGAGGCGAGTGTGGCGTGTCGTCAGACGGGTGAGATTGTATTTGACCCAGCTGAAGTCGAGGAGCAAGAAGTGATTTTTACTCAGCGGCGCTCGGCACTTTTCAAGAATATGCGCGTTGTTCGCATGCACGATACCGAAACGCAGACCTTTGTGTACCTGACCTATAGCACCAAACTGGTAGATGGCTCGCCTAAAAATGCGATTACGGCCGTCCACTACGGTGAGTTAGGAGGCGGCCAGTAATTGACGCGTGTGTGCTTAGCGGGGGTTGCCTAGCGTTTGTGTCCAGTAGGTTGAATAGCGTGATTCTGAGTCGTTTGCTTTCGCCATGCCCATTTCAGTAAAAGCGTCGTTCATGATGTTTTGGCAGTGGCCGGGACTTGATAACCAGCCGCTCACCACGGCGGACACCGAGGTATGGCCAGCGGCGATATTTTCTCCGACGGCTTGCCAACTGTAAGCTTGGTTACTGACACGCTGCTCAATTCCACTACCATCCTGAGCGGTATGGCTAAAGTAGTCGTTCTTAGCCATGTCTTGGGAGTGCAGTTCGGCGGCTGCTTCAAGTTCACAGCTCCACGTTAACGATTCCACTGCCTCAAACCGTTGATCGCCGCATTGCCGCTGCTGATTGCGCGCCTCGTTAATCAGGGAGAGCATTTTCCGCTTTTGATCGGTGAGTTCACACTGATCTTGCACGCTGGCCTTATCGCTCTGGGGTTCGTCAGTTGCCCATGAGCTATTTGAGCCCATGAGCATGACAAGCATTAGGCTGAAAAACGCCCCGGCAGTAGGGCGCTTGGTAAGGAGATTAGCCACCGAATTTTTCATTCTCGCCTAGGTCTGGAGTGGCGTCCTTTTTGAGATTAGCTTTGGCGATCTCATAGAGCTGAAAGGTTTTACTCTCTTTGGCTTTCCAGTGTTCACCCATCTGGACTTTAACTTCAAGCAGTGCAACGTCTGGATCGTCCTTGCCTTCAGGAAACCAAGCGCCGACGAAAGGGTTCCAGTATTTTTCGATCAGATCACGGTTATCGATCAGGTTGGCTTTGCCCGAAAGCGAAACGTACACGCCCTCTTCCTGATCAGAAAAACTGAGACACACATCATGATCACTCTTGGTTTCAAACACTTTTTCAGCACTGCGACGAGTAAAGAACCACAGGGT includes the following:
- a CDS encoding CAP domain-containing protein, which codes for MANLLTKRPTAGAFFSLMLVMLMGSNSSWATDEPQSDKASVQDQCELTDQKRKMLSLINEARNQQRQCGDQRFEAVESLTWSCELEAAAELHSQDMAKNDYFSHTAQDGSGIEQRVSNQAYSWQAVGENIAAGHTSVSAVVSGWLSSPGHCQNIMNDAFTEMGMAKANDSESRYSTYWTQTLGNPR
- a CDS encoding CreA family protein, with the protein product MFALLLPPALLAQDAHIGSVRTEFKLLGPNNTIEVERFDDPKVQGISCYLSYSQIGGITGAVGLAEEASEASVACRQTGEIVFDPAEVEEQEVIFTQRRSALFKNMRVVRMHDTETQTFVYLTYSTKLVDGSPKNAITAVHYGELGGGQ
- a CDS encoding pyridoxamine 5'-phosphate oxidase family protein, with translation MSSPEHKQKIWKMIKDIKVGMLVTLDHDMPRARPMHLVQEEYDGTLWFFTRRSAEKVFETKSDHDVCLSFSDQEEGVYVSLSGKANLIDNRDLIEKYWNPFVGAWFPEGKDDPDVALLEVKVQMGEHWKAKESKTFQLYEIAKANLKKDATPDLGENEKFGG